A genomic stretch from Flavobacteriales bacterium includes:
- a CDS encoding tRNA pseudouridine(55) synthase, translated as YSAKWVNGERAYKKAHKGEMIDAGTKSIEILSFIVEKIEMPNVFFRIECSKGTYIRSIANDFGEKLKSGSHLTSLCRTAINKSKLEDAISVQTFESMLDKQFPEIEAE; from the coding sequence TATTCTGCAAAATGGGTAAATGGCGAGCGGGCTTATAAAAAAGCGCATAAAGGAGAAATGATTGATGCTGGAACTAAATCAATAGAGATTTTATCTTTTATAGTAGAGAAAATCGAAATGCCTAATGTTTTTTTCAGAATCGAATGCAGTAAGGGCACATATATCCGGTCGATTGCAAACGATTTTGGAGAGAAGCTAAAAAGCGGTTCACATCTTACATCCCTCTGTCGAACAGCGATTAACAAATCGAAACTTGAAGACGCTATTTCCGTTCAAACATTTGAATCGATGTTGGATAAACAATTTCCAGAAATCGAGGCAGAGTAG
- the queA gene encoding tRNA preQ1(34) S-adenosylmethionine ribosyltransferase-isomerase QueA, with product MKLSKFKYTFPEKLISEYPNPDRDQSRLMVLNRKEQTIEHKKFEDVLDYFNEGDVMVLNNTKVFPARLYGNKEKTGAKIEVFLLRELNRESKLWDVLVDPARKIRIGNKLYFGDDLLVAEVIDNTTSRGRTLRFLFDGPYEEFKERINELGETPLPKYIKRESEPEDVERYQTVYAEVEGAVAAPTAGLHFSKQLLKKLEIKGVDFAKVTLHPGLGSFRNVEVEDLTKHKMESEEVQITQENADLINSVDKRTHRVCAVGTTTMRAVESSVSTEGTLKPYDGWTHKFIFPPYEFSIANAMITNFHMPESTLLMMVSAFAGYDFAMKAYKLAIKEKYGMFSYGDAMLII from the coding sequence ATGAAGTTATCGAAGTTTAAATACACTTTCCCTGAAAAACTAATCTCAGAATATCCTAATCCTGACAGAGATCAATCAAGATTGATGGTATTAAATAGAAAAGAGCAAACTATTGAACACAAGAAGTTTGAAGATGTTCTAGACTATTTCAACGAAGGAGACGTAATGGTTTTAAACAATACGAAAGTATTTCCTGCTCGATTGTATGGTAACAAAGAGAAAACCGGAGCTAAAATTGAAGTTTTCTTACTTCGAGAACTAAACAGAGAAAGTAAGCTTTGGGACGTTTTAGTTGATCCAGCTAGAAAGATTAGAATTGGTAATAAATTATACTTCGGCGATGATTTATTAGTAGCGGAGGTAATCGATAATACGACATCAAGAGGTAGAACTTTAAGATTCTTATTTGACGGACCGTACGAAGAGTTCAAAGAAAGAATCAATGAATTAGGTGAAACACCTCTTCCAAAATATATCAAAAGAGAATCTGAGCCTGAAGATGTGGAAAGATATCAAACTGTTTATGCAGAAGTAGAAGGAGCTGTGGCGGCACCAACTGCAGGATTACATTTCAGTAAGCAGTTATTAAAGAAATTAGAGATTAAAGGTGTTGACTTTGCAAAAGTTACTTTACACCCAGGATTAGGTTCTTTTAGAAATGTTGAGGTGGAAGATCTTACCAAGCATAAAATGGAATCGGAAGAAGTGCAGATAACACAAGAAAATGCGGATCTTATTAACTCTGTCGATAAACGAACTCATAGAGTTTGTGCAGTAGGTACAACTACAATGCGAGCTGTCGAAAGTTCAGTATCTACAGAAGGTACTTTAAAACCTTACGATGGTTGGACTCATAAATTCATTTTCCCTCCTTATGAATTCAGTATTGCGAATGCAATGATCACTAACTTCCATATGCCAGAATCTACTCTATTGATGATGGTATCGGCATTTGCTGGTTATGATTTTGCTATGAAAGCTTACAAGCTAGCAATTAAAGAAAAATATGGCATGTTCTCTTATGGAGATGCTATGTTAATCATTTAA
- a CDS encoding 2-C-methyl-D-erythritol 4-phosphate cytidylyltransferase, producing MEKVVLIVAGGEGQRMNSSIPKQFQELQGLPILMHSINAFDTYDSSIRIILVLNRKYDAHWQTLCQGHVFNVKHEIIFGGASRFESVKNGLAAIKGDVLIAIHDSVRPLVSQETISSVFDTAVEKGNAVPCIPLNDSIRIQDKDGNEAKDRSSFVLIQTPQCFKSDQLLNAYDVIPQEEFTDDASVVEAKGHAINLVDGNYENIKITLPKDFLIANALLNRA from the coding sequence ATGGAGAAAGTAGTTCTTATAGTTGCTGGAGGTGAAGGGCAACGCATGAACTCTTCTATCCCAAAACAATTTCAAGAATTACAGGGTTTACCTATACTGATGCATTCTATTAATGCATTCGATACATACGATTCCAGTATTAGAATCATACTTGTATTAAATCGAAAATACGATGCGCATTGGCAAACGCTCTGTCAAGGGCATGTATTCAACGTCAAACACGAAATTATTTTTGGTGGTGCCAGCAGATTCGAATCAGTAAAGAATGGATTGGCAGCTATAAAAGGGGATGTTTTAATTGCCATTCATGATTCTGTTCGTCCATTGGTTTCTCAAGAAACTATATCATCTGTATTTGACACGGCAGTAGAAAAAGGAAATGCAGTTCCTTGTATTCCCTTAAACGACTCTATTCGAATACAAGATAAAGATGGAAATGAGGCAAAAGATCGCTCGTCATTTGTATTAATTCAAACACCTCAATGTTTTAAAAGCGATCAACTGCTTAATGCATACGATGTAATTCCACAGGAAGAGTTTACGGATGATGCAAGTGTTGTAGAGGCTAAAGGACATGCTATTAACCTCGTTGATGGAAATTATGAGAACATCAAGATAACACTACCAAAAGACTTTCTGATCGCTAATGCTTTGCTTAATAGAGCTTAG
- a CDS encoding amidohydrolase family protein produces MRKLSANYIYTLTGNPISEGVVVVHEDGSINDILNNREGVDDIEVFDGVITPGFINTHCHLELSYLKGKVEEGLGIAEFILSVEEFKQASDEVKLDAIKMANIEMIENGIVAVGDISNTNISFSEKQKSKISFHTFIELYGFNPDYAKAIIDGAKVLSRELMTLDLGWSIAPHSPYSVSKALFEEIMDIANGAYFPMTIHNQESDAENEMFLEGTGNLMEMKKKLGAEVSSWKSTGKRSIETSIRNMASENNLLLVHNTFTNLEDLQFAESKSDYLYWCMCVNANWYIERALPDIYMFEDAGVRITLGTDSIASNYSLSILDEMKTISKYYKDVSIESLLNWGCKNGAEYLGLENQLGTLEVGKTPGINLISGLEEDNKLNSKSKVTKLY; encoded by the coding sequence ATGAGGAAATTATCAGCCAATTACATTTATACTTTAACCGGTAATCCTATTTCTGAAGGGGTTGTAGTTGTGCATGAAGATGGATCAATAAACGATATTCTTAACAATAGAGAAGGGGTTGATGATATAGAGGTTTTCGATGGAGTTATTACGCCGGGGTTTATTAATACACATTGTCATTTGGAATTATCTTACCTCAAAGGTAAAGTTGAGGAGGGTCTGGGAATTGCTGAATTTATCTTGTCAGTGGAGGAATTTAAACAAGCATCTGATGAGGTAAAGTTAGATGCTATTAAAATGGCTAATATTGAGATGATAGAGAACGGTATTGTTGCCGTTGGTGATATTTCGAACACAAATATTTCTTTTTCAGAAAAGCAGAAGAGCAAGATTAGCTTCCATACTTTTATTGAGTTGTATGGATTTAATCCAGATTACGCGAAGGCTATTATCGATGGAGCTAAGGTTTTATCCAGAGAATTAATGACTCTAGATCTAGGTTGGTCGATAGCCCCACATTCACCCTATTCGGTTTCAAAAGCATTATTTGAGGAAATTATGGACATTGCGAATGGTGCTTATTTCCCTATGACTATTCATAATCAAGAGAGTGATGCTGAAAACGAAATGTTCTTAGAAGGTACAGGTAATTTGATGGAGATGAAGAAGAAGTTAGGTGCTGAGGTGTCATCATGGAAGAGTACAGGTAAGAGATCCATAGAGACTTCAATCAGGAATATGGCTTCAGAGAATAATCTACTTCTGGTTCACAATACATTTACCAATTTAGAAGATCTTCAATTTGCTGAGAGCAAGTCGGATTATTTATACTGGTGCATGTGTGTGAATGCAAATTGGTATATAGAAAGGGCGCTTCCGGATATATATATGTTCGAAGATGCTGGGGTAAGAATTACTTTGGGAACAGATAGTATAGCATCTAATTATTCGCTTTCGATATTGGATGAAATGAAGACAATATCTAAATACTACAAGGATGTATCTATCGAGAGCCTTCTTAATTGGGGATGTAAAAATGGGGCAGAATATCTTGGTTTAGAAAATCAACTGGGCACTTTAGAAGTTGGTAAAACTCCTGGTATTAATTTGATTTCGGGGCTAGAGGAAGACAATAAATTGAATTCGAAGAGTAAGGTAACTAAGCTCTATTAA
- a CDS encoding polyprenyl synthetase family protein — translation MSDSKNTVKEIKAPVVEHMKEFEVKFKDSMKSNVALLDKITHYIVKRKGKQLRPIFVFLCAKTVGSINDSTYRAASLIELLHTATLVHDDVIDDSNERRGFFSINALWKNKIAVLVGDYLLSRGLLLSVDNEDFELLKIVSTAVREMSEGELLQIEKARNLDIKEPVYFDIITKKTASLIASCCACGASSSSGKREDVERMQEFGLLTGIAFQIKDDLFDYGSYEDIGKPTGIDIKERKMTLPLIHALNTANKADKKRIINIIKNYNTNRTKVKEAIDFVNESGGIAYAEKKMHEYKDKALEVLSSFPESESRTSLEKLVRYTVNRKK, via the coding sequence ATGTCCGACAGTAAGAATACAGTTAAAGAAATAAAGGCACCCGTTGTGGAGCACATGAAGGAATTTGAAGTAAAATTCAAAGACTCCATGAAAAGTAATGTAGCATTACTCGACAAAATCACACATTATATTGTAAAGAGGAAAGGCAAGCAGCTTCGACCCATTTTTGTATTTCTTTGCGCGAAAACTGTCGGGTCAATCAACGACTCTACTTATCGCGCAGCATCTCTAATAGAATTACTTCATACGGCCACACTAGTTCACGACGATGTAATCGACGACTCCAACGAGCGACGTGGATTTTTCTCTATAAATGCGCTATGGAAAAACAAAATCGCCGTTCTAGTTGGTGACTATTTACTTTCGAGAGGTCTCCTTCTATCAGTGGATAACGAAGATTTCGAATTGTTAAAAATAGTATCTACAGCAGTTAGAGAAATGAGTGAGGGCGAATTATTACAGATTGAAAAAGCCAGAAATTTAGATATCAAAGAACCAGTTTATTTTGATATCATCACAAAGAAAACCGCTTCCTTGATCGCATCTTGTTGCGCATGTGGAGCATCATCCTCAAGTGGAAAAAGAGAAGACGTAGAACGAATGCAAGAATTTGGTTTACTAACTGGTATCGCTTTTCAGATAAAAGATGACTTATTCGACTACGGTTCTTACGAGGATATTGGTAAGCCAACTGGGATCGACATTAAAGAAAGAAAAATGACCCTTCCATTAATCCATGCTTTAAACACAGCCAACAAAGCGGACAAAAAGAGAATCATCAATATTATTAAGAACTACAACACGAACAGAACTAAAGTTAAAGAAGCCATAGATTTTGTAAATGAGAGTGGTGGAATTGCTTACGCAGAAAAGAAGATGCACGAGTATAAGGACAAAGCTCTTGAAGTTCTTTCTTCCTTCCCTGAGAGCGAGTCCAGAACATCTCTGGAAAAACTCGTACGCTATACAGTAAATAGAAAAAAATAA
- the dnaG gene encoding DNA primase → MIPKETIDKIFNTSRIEEVVGDFVQLKKRGVNMIGNCPFHDEKTPSFTVSVAKGIYKCFGCGEGGNSVNFIMNHENCTYPEALRHLAKKYNIEVEDRDQTPEEVLKQTEREGLFIVTNFANTNFQENLHKTIEGKSIGLSYFKERKLNDEMIEKFELGYCMDSFDAFTKTALKAGYNLDNMVKTGLTISKEERSFDRFKGRVMFPIHNLTGKVLGFGGRTLKNDKKAAKYVNSPESDIYSKSKVLYGMYFAKKSIINNDLCYLVEGYTDVISLHQVGIENVVASSGTSLTVEQIGLIKRFSNNITMLFDGDTAGIKASFRGIDMILEQGLNVKVVTFPEGEDPDSQAKKLGNEGMKDFISSNSKDFVLFKSKLLLEGNENDPVAKAGVIKDIASTISIIPDRIIREEYIKMCWNVLDVEQETLFTEVAKIRRNKFMSSRQSNERDHYEEVVDLRPKRAPQAKESSFSSEYQEKDLMRILVNYGDKHIHFFDLNEDGEEEETVYRIADYIINDLQEDGIIFKPKGYQMIIQEYEKALAEGKDLPTEQFFIQHKNKDVASTIVDLLSSAYALSKNWEERHQIVVSTEEIALKKAVVNSINSLKMKQVEALILANQEKMKEPSSSENIEDLLKTQILLSEAQKQISAELTRVIIK, encoded by the coding sequence ATGATACCAAAGGAAACCATTGATAAAATCTTTAATACCTCACGGATTGAAGAGGTAGTTGGTGATTTTGTTCAATTGAAGAAAAGAGGTGTTAACATGATTGGAAACTGTCCTTTTCATGATGAGAAAACTCCATCCTTTACGGTTTCTGTAGCGAAAGGTATTTATAAATGTTTTGGTTGTGGCGAAGGTGGAAATTCGGTCAATTTCATCATGAACCATGAAAACTGCACTTACCCAGAAGCACTTCGACACCTCGCTAAAAAATACAACATCGAAGTAGAAGATAGAGACCAGACTCCTGAAGAGGTTCTTAAACAGACTGAACGTGAAGGCCTTTTCATCGTAACAAATTTTGCGAATACCAATTTTCAAGAAAACCTTCACAAAACAATAGAAGGCAAGTCTATTGGCTTAAGCTACTTCAAAGAAAGAAAACTGAACGATGAGATGATCGAAAAGTTCGAGCTTGGTTATTGCATGGACTCTTTTGACGCTTTTACTAAGACTGCTCTTAAGGCCGGTTACAACTTAGATAACATGGTTAAGACAGGTCTCACCATCTCTAAAGAAGAAAGGAGCTTCGATAGATTTAAAGGAAGGGTGATGTTCCCTATCCATAATCTAACCGGAAAGGTATTAGGGTTCGGGGGAAGAACTCTAAAAAATGATAAAAAGGCCGCGAAATATGTAAACTCTCCTGAGAGTGATATCTATTCTAAGAGCAAGGTCCTTTATGGAATGTACTTCGCAAAAAAGTCAATTATAAATAACGATTTATGTTATTTGGTAGAAGGATATACAGATGTTATCTCTCTTCACCAAGTAGGTATTGAAAATGTAGTTGCTTCCTCTGGTACTTCTCTAACAGTGGAACAAATTGGCCTTATAAAGAGATTTTCTAATAATATCACAATGCTTTTTGATGGAGATACAGCGGGAATAAAAGCTTCATTTAGAGGAATTGATATGATCTTAGAGCAAGGTCTAAATGTGAAAGTGGTGACTTTCCCAGAAGGTGAAGATCCTGATTCTCAGGCAAAAAAATTAGGCAATGAAGGAATGAAAGACTTCATTTCTAGTAACAGCAAGGATTTTGTTCTTTTCAAATCGAAATTATTATTAGAAGGAAACGAAAATGATCCTGTTGCTAAAGCTGGAGTGATAAAGGACATTGCTAGTACAATTTCCATTATACCGGATAGGATTATTAGGGAAGAGTACATTAAAATGTGCTGGAACGTTTTAGACGTTGAACAGGAAACCCTTTTCACGGAAGTAGCAAAAATAAGACGTAACAAGTTCATGTCCTCTCGACAGTCGAATGAAAGAGATCACTACGAAGAAGTTGTAGACTTACGTCCTAAGAGAGCGCCACAAGCAAAAGAAAGCTCATTTTCATCCGAGTATCAAGAAAAAGATTTAATGAGAATATTGGTTAACTACGGAGATAAACACATCCATTTCTTCGACTTGAACGAGGACGGCGAAGAAGAAGAAACTGTTTATCGAATTGCCGATTACATCATAAATGACCTACAAGAAGATGGTATCATTTTTAAGCCTAAAGGCTATCAGATGATTATCCAAGAATACGAAAAGGCATTAGCGGAAGGTAAAGACCTACCAACCGAACAATTCTTTATTCAACATAAAAACAAGGATGTAGCATCTACTATCGTGGACTTATTGTCTTCGGCATACGCATTAAGTAAAAACTGGGAAGAACGTCATCAAATCGTTGTGAGTACAGAGGAAATAGCACTTAAGAAAGCCGTTGTTAACTCGATTAATTCGCTTAAGATGAAACAGGTTGAAGCTCTGATATTAGCCAATCAAGAAAAAATGAAAGAACCATCTAGTTCTGAAAATATTGAAGACCTCCTGAAAACCCAAATCCTCTTATCAGAAGCCCAAAAGCAAATATCTGCTGAGCTCACTAGGGTGATAATTAAGTAG
- a CDS encoding bifunctional 3-deoxy-7-phosphoheptulonate synthase/chorismate mutase type II, translating to MELNITPMSEWLPNVKEPLIIAGPCSAEHEEQVLSTCREIAALGKVDVLRAGIWKPRTRPNCFEGIGEIGLEWLAKAKKETGLLTTTEVATPEHVELCLKHGVDILWIGARTTVNPFSVQAIADALKGVDIPVLIKNPINPDYQLWLGAMERINLAGITKIGAIHRGFSSAEKSPFRNIPGWNMAIELKRNYPQIPIINDPSHIAGNRDLIPYVSQKALDLDLDGLMIETHIQPSVALSDAAQQVTPERLGEILNELKVRETSSDNQEFTDQLAILRKDIDELDEEIVQKLSTRMKIAQKIGEFKRDNEVTILQMSRWEEIVEKRVSLGKALGLDEKFTKEMYQKIHSESIRMQEEIKK from the coding sequence ATGGAATTGAATATTACACCAATGAGCGAATGGCTTCCAAATGTAAAGGAGCCTCTAATTATCGCAGGACCATGTAGCGCAGAACATGAAGAACAAGTATTATCTACTTGTCGTGAAATAGCAGCTTTAGGAAAAGTAGATGTTTTAAGAGCTGGAATCTGGAAACCAAGAACTCGACCAAATTGTTTTGAAGGAATTGGTGAAATAGGTTTAGAATGGTTAGCGAAAGCTAAAAAAGAAACGGGTTTGTTAACTACTACAGAGGTAGCAACTCCAGAGCATGTTGAGCTTTGTTTAAAGCATGGTGTAGATATCCTTTGGATTGGTGCAAGAACAACGGTTAATCCTTTTTCTGTACAAGCAATTGCTGATGCATTGAAAGGTGTTGATATTCCTGTATTGATTAAGAACCCGATTAATCCTGATTACCAGTTGTGGTTAGGTGCTATGGAAAGAATCAACTTAGCTGGTATTACTAAGATAGGTGCTATACACAGAGGGTTCTCATCTGCAGAGAAGTCTCCGTTCAGAAACATCCCAGGATGGAACATGGCAATTGAGTTGAAGAGAAATTATCCACAAATTCCTATTATCAACGATCCAAGTCACATTGCTGGTAACAGAGATTTGATTCCTTACGTTTCGCAAAAAGCGTTGGATTTAGATCTAGATGGTTTGATGATAGAAACTCATATTCAACCAAGTGTTGCATTGAGTGATGCTGCTCAGCAAGTAACTCCAGAGAGATTAGGTGAAATTTTGAATGAATTGAAAGTAAGAGAAACGTCTTCAGACAATCAAGAATTTACAGATCAATTGGCGATTCTTAGAAAAGACATTGATGAGTTAGATGAAGAGATCGTGCAAAAACTTTCTACTAGAATGAAAATCGCTCAGAAAATTGGCGAATTCAAGAGAGACAATGAAGTAACAATTCTTCAAATGAGTAGATGGGAAGAGATCGTTGAGAAAAGAGTTTCTTTAGGAAAGGCTCTTGGATTAGATGAGAAATTCACCAAAGAGATGTATCAAAAAATACATAGCGAGTCTATCAGAATGCAAGAAGAGATTAAGAAATAA
- a CDS encoding prephenate dehydrogenase, which produces MKVGVIGLGLIGGSLAISLKKNGVASSVIGMDSNDTNANRALELGLISKVSSLNEMVTSCDLVILAIPVDAARIVLKDALDTISGETVIMDMGSTKAGICESISNHPNRKNYVAAHPIAGTEFSGPDAAIPNLFNEKVTIICEAEKADQTLLSRVESMYSSLNMRVVHMSAEEHDLHMAYVSHLSHISSFALSTTVLDKEKDEKTIFDLAGSGFESTVRLAKSSPEMWGPIFRQNAKNVSQALGTYIEHLTRVKEMMDNGEEEKLKEMMEDANGIKKILNGINNN; this is translated from the coding sequence ATGAAAGTAGGAGTTATTGGTTTAGGTTTAATAGGCGGTTCGCTTGCAATAAGTTTGAAAAAGAACGGTGTTGCTTCGAGTGTAATTGGTATGGATTCCAATGACACGAATGCAAATAGAGCACTTGAACTAGGACTCATATCCAAAGTATCTTCTTTAAATGAAATGGTTACTTCTTGTGATCTTGTGATATTAGCTATTCCGGTAGACGCAGCTCGAATAGTTTTAAAAGATGCGCTGGATACTATTTCGGGAGAAACAGTAATCATGGATATGGGATCTACCAAAGCAGGAATTTGTGAATCGATATCTAATCATCCAAACAGAAAGAATTACGTTGCAGCTCATCCAATTGCAGGTACAGAATTCTCTGGTCCAGATGCGGCAATCCCGAATCTCTTTAACGAAAAAGTAACGATTATCTGCGAGGCGGAGAAAGCTGACCAAACCTTACTCTCACGGGTAGAGTCAATGTACTCTTCTCTTAATATGCGTGTTGTGCACATGTCGGCCGAGGAGCACGACTTACACATGGCTTATGTATCGCATTTGTCGCACATTAGCTCGTTTGCATTGAGTACTACGGTTTTGGACAAAGAGAAGGATGAAAAGACTATTTTTGACCTCGCTGGTAGCGGATTTGAGTCTACCGTGAGGCTAGCAAAGAGTTCACCCGAGATGTGGGGGCCTATTTTCAGGCAAAATGCGAAGAATGTTTCTCAAGCATTAGGAACTTACATTGAGCACCTTACTAGAGTAAAAGAAATGATGGACAATGGCGAGGAGGAGAAGTTGAAAGAAATGATGGAGGATGCGAATGGCATCAAGAAAATATTAAACGGAATAAATAACAATTAG
- a CDS encoding aminotransferase class I/II-fold pyridoxal phosphate-dependent enzyme — protein MIINQANRLNDVKEYYFSTKLQEIAKMRSSGLNVLNLGIGSPDLAPSEATVNALIDAAKDSKNHAYQPYRGINELREGIANWYKLTFGAEINLVNEILPLIGSKEGIMHISMAFLNDGDEVLIPNPGYPTYSSVSKLVGAEIIEYALNEDDNWAPDFEALEQLDLSKVKIMWVNYPNMPTGAAASDEVFEKLIDFGAKHQILICNDNPYSLVLNVDPPKSILSFTGAKEVAIELNSLSKSHNMAGWRIGWVSGNSEYINTIVKVKSNMDSGMFLPLQKAAVEALNNSEAWHSDRNDVYRERRETAWEILETIGCSFDKDQVGMFVWAKVGVDVKDVEEFVDVFLQEANVFITPGFIFGSKGEGYVRISLCSSTVVLQEALGRIKKVMESKLL, from the coding sequence ATGATTATTAATCAAGCAAATAGGCTAAACGATGTGAAGGAGTACTACTTCTCTACAAAGTTGCAAGAGATAGCTAAGATGCGCTCAAGTGGATTGAACGTTTTGAATCTAGGGATTGGAAGTCCAGATTTGGCTCCTTCCGAAGCAACCGTTAATGCACTTATTGATGCGGCTAAGGATTCTAAGAATCATGCATACCAACCTTATAGAGGTATAAATGAATTAAGAGAAGGCATAGCGAACTGGTATAAATTAACATTTGGAGCGGAGATTAATCTAGTTAATGAGATACTTCCACTCATTGGATCCAAAGAAGGAATCATGCACATTTCAATGGCATTTTTGAATGATGGAGATGAGGTATTAATACCTAATCCGGGTTATCCGACTTACTCTTCGGTGAGTAAATTGGTGGGAGCAGAGATTATTGAATACGCTCTTAATGAGGACGACAATTGGGCTCCAGATTTTGAGGCATTAGAGCAATTGGATTTATCGAAAGTGAAAATAATGTGGGTTAACTACCCTAATATGCCAACTGGAGCGGCAGCATCTGATGAGGTTTTTGAAAAACTGATTGACTTCGGTGCTAAGCATCAAATATTAATCTGTAATGATAATCCTTACAGTTTGGTACTTAATGTTGACCCACCAAAAAGCATTTTATCTTTTACAGGAGCAAAAGAAGTTGCTATTGAATTGAATTCATTAAGCAAGTCGCACAACATGGCAGGCTGGAGAATAGGATGGGTTTCTGGTAATTCAGAGTACATTAATACGATTGTAAAGGTTAAATCAAATATGGATTCGGGCATGTTTCTTCCGTTACAAAAAGCAGCTGTGGAGGCTTTGAATAATAGTGAAGCTTGGCATTCTGACAGAAATGACGTTTACCGTGAGAGACGAGAAACAGCTTGGGAAATATTAGAGACTATTGGTTGCTCTTTTGATAAAGATCAAGTTGGGATGTTTGTTTGGGCTAAAGTAGGAGTAGATGTAAAAGATGTTGAAGAGTTTGTAGATGTATTTTTACAAGAGGCAAATGTGTTTATTACGCCTGGATTTATATTCGGATCGAAAGGAGAAGGGTATGTAAGAATTTCGCTTTGTAGTAGTACTGTAGTATTACAAGAAGCGCTTGGAAGAATAAAAAAAGTAATGGAAAGTAAACTACTGTAG
- a CDS encoding prephenate dehydratase, which translates to MSKKIKIAIQGVKASFHDIVARRYFGNDIEVDECDTFRDVCESLKNDDCDAAVMAIENTLAGTLLPNYSLLQEYGLHVIGEMNHHIQMCLMAQENVEIKDLKFVMSHPIAIAQCAKFLNGFKHFKVMDVQDTAGSAKAIKEDNLMDSAAIASEQAAKAYGLSIIQRNIETNKLNYTRFLVLKKDKQGKIDGANKTSLHFELLHEVGSLASVLSIFNDNGINLSKIQSIPIIGKPFEFTFILDLLWDDEENYRQTINKLEGMVANLSVLGEYVHADFKIDATS; encoded by the coding sequence GTGAGTAAGAAAATTAAAATAGCGATACAAGGAGTAAAGGCGTCATTTCACGATATCGTTGCTAGAAGATATTTTGGTAACGACATTGAAGTAGATGAATGCGATACGTTTCGCGACGTATGTGAATCCTTAAAGAACGATGATTGCGATGCCGCTGTTATGGCAATTGAGAATACATTGGCTGGAACTCTTTTGCCTAATTATAGCTTGCTTCAGGAATATGGATTGCATGTTATTGGAGAGATGAACCACCACATTCAAATGTGCTTAATGGCACAAGAAAATGTAGAGATTAAGGATTTGAAGTTTGTGATGTCGCATCCGATTGCAATAGCACAATGTGCTAAATTCTTAAATGGCTTTAAGCACTTTAAGGTTATGGATGTTCAAGATACTGCTGGATCTGCAAAGGCTATTAAAGAGGATAACTTGATGGACTCCGCTGCTATTGCTAGTGAGCAAGCTGCAAAGGCTTATGGCCTTTCTATTATTCAAAGGAATATAGAGACGAATAAGCTCAATTATACTCGTTTCCTTGTGTTGAAGAAGGATAAACAAGGTAAGATTGATGGAGCAAATAAGACGTCATTGCATTTCGAATTATTACATGAAGTTGGAAGTCTTGCTAGTGTGTTAAGCATCTTCAACGACAATGGAATAAACCTTAGTAAAATTCAGTCAATTCCGATTATTGGGAAACCATTTGAATTCACTTTTATTTTGGATTTGCTTTGGGATGATGAAGAAAACTACAGACAAACGATAAATAAATTGGAAGGCATGGTGGCCAATTTAAGTGTGTTGGGAGAATATGTGCATGCAGATTTTAAAATAGATGCAACGTCATGA
- a CDS encoding glutathione peroxidase produces MDASEWYKLDVASAEGDNLKMIDFQGKVVLIVNTASKCGYTKQLNAFEELNTKYKERGLVILGFPCNQFGEQEPESNATVAKCYFDNNGVTFQLMEKIEVNGENAHPIYNLLTNNGEEPIKWNFTKFLISLDGTIFNRFSSVIEPKELETTIEKLLN; encoded by the coding sequence ATGGATGCTAGTGAATGGTATAAGCTGGATGTAGCCTCAGCGGAAGGAGACAATCTTAAGATGATTGACTTTCAAGGGAAAGTTGTTTTGATCGTCAATACGGCTTCAAAGTGTGGGTATACGAAACAGCTGAATGCGTTTGAAGAACTTAATACAAAATATAAGGAGCGAGGATTAGTAATACTTGGTTTCCCATGTAATCAATTTGGAGAACAGGAACCTGAATCTAATGCGACAGTGGCAAAATGTTATTTTGATAACAATGGTGTTACTTTTCAACTCATGGAAAAAATTGAGGTGAATGGGGAAAATGCCCATCCAATTTATAATCTATTAACAAATAATGGGGAGGAGCCCATCAAATGGAATTTTACAAAGTTTTTAATTTCATTAGATGGCACGATTTTTAATCGCTTCTCATCAGTAATTGAACCGAAAGAATTAGAGACAACTATTGAAAAGTTACTGAACTAA